A DNA window from Drosophila sechellia strain sech25 chromosome X, ASM438219v1, whole genome shotgun sequence contains the following coding sequences:
- the LOC6620266 gene encoding neuropathy target esterase sws isoform X4, translated as MDVLEMLRASASGSYNTIFSDAWCQYVSKQITATVYMYCALVMMSLLFIAWFLYFKRMARLRLRDELARSISTATNSSGDLRGLRFRKRDKMLFYGRRMLRKVKNVSGQMYSSGKGYKRRAVMRFARRILQLRRDNMPLEMRTVEPPAEYLEETIEGSDRVPPDALYMLQSIRIFGHFEKPVFLRLCKHTQLLELMAGDYLFKITDPDDSVYIVQSGMINVYISNADGSTLSLKTVRKGESVTSLLSFIDVLSGNPSYYKTVTAKAIEKSVVIRLPMQAFEEVFQDNPDVMIRVIQVIMIRLQRVLFTALRNYLGLNAELVQNHMRYKSVSTMSGPINSQTSQSSRQAPNGPPMVINQLNLMQSAASGTGSGVSVTVTRPPSSPSRHSREEHTLSDPNPNPDGSFHGTTNLFTEVHGDAPNADLFQQQQQPSVGNLSTRRSSITLMTPDGSHSCVQTPGVTTSIDMRLVQSSAVDSLRKELGLSEEDSHIIEPFVELRELEPNVTLITEGNADDVCVWFVMTGTLAVYQSNQDATRAKQDKSDMLIHFVHPGEIVGGLAMLTGEASAYTIRSRSNTRIAFIRRAAIYQIMRQRPRIVLDLGNGVVRRLSPLVRQCDYALDWIFLESGRAVYRQDESSDSTYIVLSGRMRSVITHPGGKKEIVGEYGKGDLVGIVEMITETSRTTTVMAVRDSELAKLPEGLFNAIKLRYPIVVTKLISFLSHRFLGSMQTRSGSGAPGAPVEANPVTHKYSTVALVPITDEVPLTPFTYELYHSLCAIGPVLRLTSDVVRKQLGSNIFEAANEYRLTSWLAQQEDRNIITLYQCDSSLSAWTQRCMRQADVILIVGLGDRSHLVGKFEREIDRLAMRTQKELVLLYPEATNAKPANTLSWLNARPWVTKHHHVLCVKRIFTRKSQYRINDLYSRVLLSEPNMHSDFSRLARWLTGNSIGLVLGGGGARGAAHIGMLKAIQEAGIPVDMVGGVSIGALMGALWCSDRNITTVTQKAREWSKKMTKWFLQLLDLTYPITSMFSGREFNKTIHDTFGDVSIEDLWIPYFTLTTDITASCHRIHTNGSLWRYVRSSMSLSGYMPPLCDPKDGHLLLDGGYVNNLPELSFSAQSTERARRVLEIPLVRSCLPAFYVPHVPFRSVSGPFFPANP; from the exons ATGGATGTCCTGGAAATGCTGCGCGCCAGCGCCAGCGGCAGCTACAACACAATCTTCTCGGACGCGTGGTGCCAATATGTTTCCAAGCAGATCACAGCAACG GTGTACATGTATTGCGCCCTGGTAATGATGAGCCTGCTCTTCATAGCCTGGTTCTTGTACTTCAAGCGAATGGCACGTTTGCGTCTGCGCGACGAGCTTGCCCGTTCCATTAGCACCGCAACTAATTCGTCCGGCGATCTGCGTGGCCTGCGTTTCCGGAAGCGCGACAAAATGCTCTTCTACGGCCGGCGAATGCTGCGCAAAGTGAAAAACGTGAGCGGTCAAATGTACAGCAGCGGTAAGGGCTACAAGCGTCGGGCTGTGATGCGTTTCGCGCGAAGGATACTCCAGCTGAGGCGGGACAATATGCCGCTGGAGATGCGCACCGTGGAGCCGCCAGCCGAGTATCTGGAGGAGACAATCGAGGGCAGCGATAGAGTTCCGCCCGATGCGCTCTATATGCTCCAGAGCATTCGCATCTTTGGCCATTTCGAGAAGCCCGTCTTTCTGCGGCTCTGCAAGCACACCCAACTGCTGGAACTGATGGCCGGCGACTATTTGTTTAAGATAACCGATCCGGACGATAGCGTCTATATCGTTCAGTCGGGCATGATCAATGTGTACATCTCGAATGCCGATGGCAGCACGCTGTCATTGAAGACGGTCAGGAAGGGCGAGTCGGTGACGTCGCTGCTCAGCTTCATAGATGTCCTGTCGGGGAATCCCAGCTACTACAAGACGGTCACCGCCAAGGCCATTGAGAAATCGGTGGTCATTCGTCTGCCCATGCAG GCATTCGAAGAGGTGTTCCAGGACAATCCGGACGTAATGATTCGCGTCATCCAGGTGATTATGATCCGGCTACAACGCGTACTGTTCACCGCTCTGCGCAACTACCTCGGTCTGAATGCCGAACTGGTGCAGAATCACATGCGCTACAAGAGCGTATCCACAATGAGTGGACCGATTAACTCGCAGACCTCGCAGTCCTCACGCCAGGCGCCCAATGGGCCGCCCATGGTGATCAACCAGTTGAATCTAATGCAGTCCGCTGCTTCGGGAACGGGATCGGGTGTCTCGGTGACAGTTACTCGACCACCATCTTCGCCATCGCGACACTCGCGCGAGGAGCACACGCTGTCcgatccgaatccgaatccggaTGGTAGTTTTCACGGAACTACCAATCTGTTTACCGAGGTGCATGGCGATGCGCCCAATGCAGATCtattccagcagcagcagcagccctCGGTGGGCAACCTATCCACGCGTCGCAGTTCCATAACTCTGATGACGCCCGATGGTTCGCACTCGTGTGTACAGACACCCGGTGTGACAACCTCGATAGACATGCGCTTGGTGCAATCCTCTGCGGTGGACAGCCTGCGCAAGGAGTTGGGTCTGTCCGAGGAGGATTCCCACATCATTGAGCCTTTTGTAGAGCTGCGGGAACTGGAGCCCAATGTCACCCTGATTACCGAGGGCAATGCGGACGATGTTTGCGTTTGGTTTGTGATGACGGGCACATTGGCTGTTTACCAGAGCAATCAGGATGCCACGCGTGCCAAGCAGGATAAGAGCGACATGCTCATCCACTTTGTGCATCCCGGCGAAATCGTTGGCGGACTGGCCATGCTAACGGGAGAGGCCAGTGCGTATACCATACGATCGAGGAGCAACACCAGGATAGCCTTCATCCGACGAGCAGCCATATACCA GATCATGCGACAACGACCACGCATTGTTCTGGATCTGGGCAACGGAGTAGTACGCCGCCTATCGCCTCTGGTGAGGCAGTGCGACTACGCCTTGGACTGGATCTTCCTAGAATCGGGCAGAGCTGTCTATCGGCAGGACGAGAGTAGCGACAGCACATACATTGTGCTCAGCGGTCGAATGCGTTCGGTGATCACGCATCCTGGTGGCAAAAAGGAGATCGTCGGCGAATACGGCAAGGGGGATCTTGTGGGCATCGTCGAAATGATCACGGAAACGTCGCGCACCACGACGGTGATGGCTGTGCGCGACTCGGAGCTGGCCAAGCTGCCCGAGGGCCTGTTCAATGCCATCAAGCTGCGCTACCCCATCGTGGTGACCAAGCTGATTAGCTTTCTTAGCCACCGCTTCCTCGGCTCGATGCAGACGCGCTCGGGCAGCGGGGCGCCGGGCGCGCCCGTCGAGGCCAATCCCGTCACGCACAAGTACTCCACGGTGGCCCTGGTGCCCATCACCGACGAGGTGCCGCTGACGCCCTTCACCTACGAGCTCTACCACTCGCTCTGTGCCATAG GACCCGTTCTCCGTTTGACCTCCGATGTGGTGCGCAAGCAGCTGGGCTCCAACATCTTTGAGGCAGCCAACGAGTATCGTCTAACCTCGTGGCTGGCACAGCAGGAGGACCGGAACATCATCACCCTCTATCAGTGTGACAGCTCGCTGAGCGCCTGGACGCAGCGCTGCATGCGACAGGCCGACGTTATCCTGATCGTGGGCCTCGGCGATCGCTCCCACCTGGTCGGAAAGTTCGAGCGCGAGATCGACCGGCTGGCGATGCGAACGCAGAAGGAGCTCGTCCTGCTATATCCGGAGGCCACCAATGCCAAGCCGGCCAACACGCTTAGTTGGCTAAATGCCCGACCCTGGGTGACCAAACACCACCATGTGCTCTGCGTCAAGCGGATCTTTACGCGCAAAAGTCAATACCGCATT AATGATCTCTACAGTCGCGTCCTGCTGTCCGAGCCGAACATGCATTCCGACTTCTCGCGCTTGGCCCGCTGGCTTACGGGCAACTCGATTGGCCTGGTGCTGGGCGGCGGAGGAGCGCGTGGAGCTGCCCACATTGGTATGCTGAAGGCCATCCAGGAGGCGGGCATACCTGTTGACATGGTGGGCGGCGTCAGCATCGGTGCCTTGATGGGAGCTCTATGGTGCTCGGATCGTAATATCACCACTGTAACGCAGAAGGCGCGCGAGTGGTCAAAG AAAATGACGAAATGGTTCCTACAACTACTTGACCTCACGTACCCGATCACATCGATGTTCTCCGGACGGGAGTTCAACAAGACGATCCACGACACTTTCGGGGACGTGAGCATCGAGGACCTGTGGATACCCTACTTCACCCTCACCACCGACATAACCGCCAGTTGCCATCGCATTCACACCAATG gATCTCTGTGGCGTTACGTACGCTCCTCCATGTCGCTCAGTGGCTACATGCCGCCGTTATGCGATCCTAAAGATGGGCACCTCTTGCTGGATGGCGGCTATGTGAATAATCTGCCAG AGCTGAGTTTTTCGGCACAGAGCACAGAGCGCGCGCGCAGAGTGTTGGAAATTCCACTTGTTCGATCATGCTTGCCTGCGTTCTACGTTCCTCACGTTCCATTCCGTTCCGTTTCTGGTCCCTTTTTCCCGGCAAATCCCTGA